The genomic interval TAGGAGCGCACTGGGTACCACTGGAATAGTCTCGTGTACAGCGAGGAAGCGCATCGGCATGACACGCACCGTACTCGTGCCGTCGTCGCTGGTTCGAGAGTCCCGTGACAAACGGGAGGCGACCCGAAAGCTCGGGTACGTCGCCCGTGCCGCCACGGTCTTTCGAATCGACCGCCTGCTCGTCTATCCGGACCCGGATGGCGAGGGGCGCTGGGACGACGGGTTCGTCCGCACCGTGCTGGCCTACGCGGCCACACCCCCGTACCTCCGAAAGGAGGCGTGGGGGCGGCGCGACGAACTGGAGTGCGTCGGTGTCCTGCCGCCGCTCCGCGCTGTCGCGCAGACCGGCTCCGAATCTGACGGTTCGGGGTCGTTAAGACAAGGAATCGTGACCGAGGTCGGACCTGACGGGCGCGTTCGGGTCAATTGCGGACTGCAACACCCAGTCTCCCTGCTCGTCCCGCCGCAGATGGCGGTCGAGGAGGGGGAACGCGTGACCATCAGGGTCTCTTCGCGACGGCCGCTCCGGGCCCGCATCGTCGACGAGTCCCTTCCGGGACTCTCGGTGTGGGGCGAGGAGCTGGATACGGCACTCTCCCGGGCCGACGCTGGCGTCTCTATCGCCGCGTCGCGCCACGGTGAGGAACTCGACGTCGCACTGCTGGGCGAAGTCGCCCCGCGTGTGCGCGATGGGTTCACTGCCGTCTTCGGCTCGCCGGAACGCGGCCTCCCGGAGATTCTTGGCGTCCACCCGCCGCGGGTGGACCCACGCGACGAGCAATGGTCGCCCGACGGCGACCACGAGTCCCGAGACGGGGGTACCGAACCCGCCGACGGGACGCGGTCTCACGAACCGGCAGCCCGGTTCGACCTCTGGTTGAACACGGTTCCGCACCAGGGCAGCGAGGTGGTGCGAACGGAAGAAGCACTGTTCGCCACCCTCGCCTGCCTCAACCTGAGGTAAACCATGCCACAACCAAGCAGACCACGCAAAGGCTCGATGGGCTTCGGCCCCCGCGTCCGCGCGTCCAGCGAGGTGCCGCGTCTCAAGACGTGGCCCGAGGACGACGGACAGTCGGGGCTCCAGGGATTCGCCGGCTACAAGGCCGGCATGTCCCACGTCGTGATGGTCAACGACGAGCCCAACTCCCCCCGTGAGGGGCAGGAGGAGACCGTCCCCGTGACGGTCGTGGAGACGCCGCCAATGCGCGCGGTGGCGCTCCGAGCCTACGAAGACACGCCGTACGGCCTGCGACCACTCACCGAGGTCTGGACCGGCGAGTTCCACGAGGACCTCTCCCGGACTCTCGACCTCCCCGAGTCGGCAGGTCAGGAACAGCTCATTCGCGACGCGCTGGAAGCGGGCGACCTGGGCGACGTGCGTCTCATCACGCACACCGTCCCGAACGCCACGAGCGTCCCGAAGAAGAAGCCCGACGTGATGGAGACGCGAGTCGGCGGTGGCTCGCTCGACGAGCGCGTGGAGTACGCGCTCGACCTCATCGAGGACGGCGGCGAGCACTCGTTCTCGGACGTGTTCCGAGCGGGCGAGTTCGCCGACGTCGCAGGCATCACGAAGGGGAAGGGCACCCAGGGCCCGGTCAAGCGCTGGGGCGTCCAGAAGCGCAAGGGGAAACACGCCCGGCAGGGGTGGCGCCGACGCATCGGCAACCTCGGCCCGTGGAACCCCTCGCGCGTGCGCTCGACGGTCCCCCAGCAGGGGCAGACCGGCTACCACCAGCGCACCGAACTGAACAAGCGCATCGTCGCCATCGGCGACGAGGACGTCACGCCCGACGGCGGCTTCGTCAACTACGGCGAGGTCGAGGGCGACTACGTGCTCGTCAAGGGGTCGCTGCCGGGCCCGAACAAGCGCCTCGTGCGCTTCCGCCCGGCGGTCCGACCGGCCGAACAGCCGCGTCTCGACCCCGAAGTGCGCTACGTCTCCACGGAGAGTAACCAAGGATGACTGTCGTATACGACCTGGAGGGCGAGGAGACGGGGGAGATCGACCTCCCCGAGGTCTTCGAGACGCCGTACCGTCCGGACCTCATCCAGCGGACCGTCCGCGCCGCCCAGGCCAACCGGAAGCAGGACTACGGTGCGGACCCCTACGCGGGGATGCGCACCCCGGCCGAATCGTTCGGTAGCGGTCGCGGCATGGCCCACGTCCCCCGTGAGAACGGGCAGGGTCGCCGCGTCCCGCAGACGGTCGGTGGCCGCAAGGCCCACCCGCCGAAAGCGGAGAAGGACCGCTCCGAGAAGGTGAACAAGAAGGAGCGACAGCTCGCGACCCGCTCGGCGCTCGCCGCGACGGTGGACGCCGAACGCGTGGCCGAGCGCGGTCACCGGTTCGACGGTGACTCGCTCCCGCTCGTCGTCAGCGACGAGTTCGAGGACCTCGTGAAGACCAAGGAGGTCGTCGCGCTGCTCGAATCGCTCGGCGTCTACGCCGACGTACAGCGCGCCGACGAGGGCAAGAAGGTGAAAAGCGGCCGCGGGACGACCCGTGGCCGCAAGTTCCGACGCCCTTCGTCCATCCTCTTCGTCACGACCGGCGAGCCGTCGAAGGCCGCCCGCAACCTCGCGGGCGTCGACGTCGCCACCGCGAAAGAGGTCAACGCGGAGGACCTCGCACCCGGCGGACAGGCCGGTCGACTGACCGTCTTCACCGAGTCCGCCATCGAGGAGGTAGCCAACCGATGAGCATCATCAAACACCCGAACGTCACGGAGAAGGCGATGAACGAGATGGACTTCCACAACAAGCTCCAGTTCATCGTCGACGCCGACGCGACGAAGCCGGAGATCCGTGACGCGCTGGAAGAACAGTTCGACATCGGCATCGACGACGTGAACACCCAGATCACGCCGAAAGGGAACAAGAAGGCGACCGTGCGTCTGTCCGAGGACGACGACGCACAGGAAGTCGCCTCGCGCATCGGGGTGTTCTGAGATGGGGCGACGAATCCAGGGCCAGCGCCGTGGCCGCGGGACGCCGACGTTCCGCGCACCGAGCCACCGCTACAAGGCCAACCTCGACCACCGGACGGTCGAGACGGACGTCGTCCGCGGCGAGGTCGTCGGCATCGAGCACGACCCCGCACGCAGCGCGCCCGTCGCCGCCGTCGAGTTCGAGGACGGCGACCAGCGCCTCGTCCTCGCCCCCGAGGGCGTCGCGGTCGGCGACGACATCCAGGTGGGTGTCAGCGCCGAAATCGCGCCCGGGAACACGCTCCCGCTGCGGGAGATTCCCGAGGGCGTCCCCGTCTGTAACGTCGAGCGACAGGCCGGCGACGGTGGGAAGTTCGCCCGTTCGTCGGGCGTCAGTGCGACCCTGCTGACCCACGACCGCAAGGCCGCGGTCGTCCAGCTCCCGAGCGGCGAGATCCGCCGCCTCAGCCCGGACTGCCGGGCGACCATCGGCGTCGTCGCCGGTGGGGGTCGCACCGAGAAACCGTTCGTCAAGGCCGGGAACAAGCACCACAAGATGCGTGCCCGCGGTACGAAGTGGCCGCGCGTCCGTGGTGTGGCGATGAACGCCGTCGACCACCCGTTCGGTGGCGGCGGCCGCCAGCACCCCGGTCGACCGAAGAGCGTCTCCCGAGACGCGCCGCCGGGCCGGAAGGTCGGTGACATCGCGTCCCGCCGGACGGGCCGCGGCGGCAAAGGAGGGCGAGACAAGAAATGAGTTCAGACTACCAGATCGGCCGCGACAAGGACGAGGAGTTCACGTACCGCGGTCACACGCTGGAGGAGCTCCGCGAGATGGACCTCGAGGAGTTCGCGGAACTGCTACCCGCACGCAAGCGGCGAACCATCGAGCGCGGCCTGACCGAGGAGCACCAGAAGCTGCTCGCGAAAGCCGACAAGCGCGACGCCGAGACGTCCGCGAACAACCCGCTCCGAACGCACCTGCGCGACATGCCCATCGTGCCGGAGTTCGTCGGGAAGACGTTCGCCGTCTACAGCGGTCAGGAGTTCGAGCGCGTCGACGTAGAGCCCGAGATGCTCGGGCACTACCTCGGCGAGTTCGTCCTCACGCGCAAGTCGGTGACGCACGGTCAGGCGGGTATCGGGGCGACGCGCTCCTCGAAGTTCGTCCCGCTCAAGTGACCATGGGAATCAGTTACAGCGTCGACGCCGACCCGGAGACCACGGCGAAAGCCATGCTCCGAGAGCGTCATATGTCCCACAAGCACAGCAAGGAGATCGCGCGAACCATCAAGGGCGAGACCGTCGCTGACGCCGTCGAGTACCTCGAAGCGGTACTCGCTGGCGAGCGCTCGGTCCCGTTCAAGTCCCACAACTCGGGCGTCGGACACCGTTCCGACATCGAGGGCTGGGACGCGGGTCGCTACCCCGAGAAGGCCACCGAGGCGTTCCTCGACCTGCTGGAGAACGGCGTCTCGAACGCCGACCACCAGGGGTTCGACGGGGACAGCATGCGCATCATGCACGTCGCCGCCCACAAGGTCGGCGAGTCCCCGGGGCGCAAGCCCCGCGCGTTCGGTCGCGCCACCTCGTGGAACACGCCACAGGTCGACGTCGAACTCATCCTCGAAGAGGTGGATGACTGATGGCAGACGAACACGAGTTCATCGAGAACGGCCTGCAGCGCACCCAGATCGACGAGTTCTTCGGTGAAGAGCTCGCTCGCGCCGGCTACGGCGGCATGGAGGTCGCGAAGACCCCCATGGGCGTCCAGATCGTCCTCCGGGCGGAGAAGCCCGGGATGGTCATCGGCAAGGGCGGGAAGAACATCCGCAAGATCACGACCGAACTGGAGACGCGCTTCGACCTCGACGACCCGCAGATCGACGTGCAGGAGGTCGACGAACCCGACCTCAACGCACAGATCGTCGCGGACCGACTCGCGAACGCGCTCGAACGTGGCTGGTACTTCCGGAAGGCCGGCCACACGACCATCGACCGCATCATGGACGCCGGCGCGCTGGGTGCCGAGATCGTCCTCAGCGGGAAGGTGACGGGCGCACGCTCGCGCGTCGAGAAGTTCAACCGCGGCTACATCAAGCACAACGGCGAACCCGCCGAATCCATCGTGGACGAGGGTCAGGGCGTCGCGGTGATGAAGCTCGGTACCATCGGCGTGACGGTGAAGATCATCCCGCCCGGAGCGCGCCTCCCCGACGACTTCCAGGTCGCCGAGGACGCCGACGTCTCCGAGTGGATCGTCGAACCCGAGGAGGACGAGGGTGTCGAGGAGCTGCTCGACCGCGACCCCGACGAGGTCGCCGACACGGGCACCGAGCCCGTCACCGAGGCCGAGGCCGACGACGAGAGTCCGCCGACCGCCGACGAGGAGGTCGTCGAGGAGGAGGTCCTCGACGAGGAGCAGGAGGTCGCTCCCCCCGAGGACGGCGACGTCGAAGAGGAACTCGACGACCTCGAAGAGGCCGTCGAGGGCGAACTCTCCGAGGAGAGCGAGTCCGAAGCCGAGGACCTGCTCGACGAGATGGAGAACGAGGACGCCGCCGAAGCGGACGTCGAAGAGACCGTCGAGGGCGAGGACGACGAGGCTGGCGGGACCGACCGCGCCGCCGGTGCTCCCCAGGCCGACGCCGACACCGAACCCGAGGAGGGCGAGGACAGCGAGGCCGCTGCCTCGGACAGCGAGGCCGCCGACTCCGAAGACGAGGAGGGCGATAACTGATGGCCATCCTCTACACCGACGAGATCCGCGACATGACGCCCGCCGAACGACAGTCCGAACTCGAGGAGCTCGAGACGGAACTGCTCAACGCAAACGCCGTCCAGGCCGCCGGTGGCGCACCGGAGAACCCGGGTCGCATCAGCGAGATGCGCCGGACCATCGCCCGCATCAAGACGATCCAGGGTGAGGAAGGCGACGACGTGGGCGGAGGAGTCGAATAGATGTTGACCGCCGAGACCCTGCCGCGACACGAACTCGTCGGCCTGCACGTGCGGGTCGCCGACTCGTCGGACCCGACGCTCGTCGGGACCGAGGGCGAGGTCGTCTCCGAGACGACCAACACCCTCGTCGTTAGCGTTGCGCGCGAGAGCGGGCGACGTCAGGGGTCTCGGTCCGTGCGGGTGCCGAAGGCGGTCGCGACGTTCGAGTTCCGTCTGGACGGCGAGTGTTCGGAGGACGCCTCCGAGTTCGTCGTCGTCGAGGGAGACCGACTCGTCGCGCGCCCGGCCCGACGCACCGAACGCACAGGTGATTCACGATGGCAATAGGACTGAACGTACCAGAGCCAGAGGAGACCTGCTCCGACCCGAACTGCCCGTTCCACGGCGAACTGTCCGTGCGCGGTCAGACGATCGAAGCCGAGGTCGCCTCCACGGCGATGGACAAGACCGTCGTCGTCGAGCGAGAGTACGACGTGCGCGTGCCCAAGTACGACCGGTACATGAAGCGCCGGTCGCGCATTCCGGCACACCACCCCGCATGTCTCGACCTCTCGTCCGGCGACATCGTACGTATCGCAGAGACTCGACCGCTGTCGAAGACGAAATCCCACGTCGTAGTGGAGATCGTCGAGGCGGCCGAGGAGTCGGGCGGCATCACTGCCCCCGCGACAGAGACCACCGAGGACACCGACGGTGACGTCACCGAGGGTGCCTCCGGAGACCGCTCGCCCGAGGGTGAGAGCTGATGCAAGCGTTGAACGCCGACGTGACGCAGGGCCTGGAGAAGGGTTCGCTCGTCAACTGCGCCGACAACACCGGCGCGCGCGAACTCAAGGTCATCAGCGTCTCGGGCTACCACGGCACGAAGAACCGCCACCCCAAGGCCGGCGTCGGTGACAAGGTCACCGTCTCGGTCACGAAGGGGACGCCGGAGATGCGACGTCAGGTGCTGGAGGCCGTTATCGTCCGCCAGCGCAAGTCCATCCGCCGGCCCGACGGCGTCCGCGTCAAGTTCGAAGACAACGCGGCCGTCATCGTCGACGAGAACGAGGACCCCCGCGGCACGGAGATCAAGGGGCCCATCGCTCAGGAGGTCGGCGAGCGGTTCGGCAGCATCGCCAGCACGGCGACCATGATGTACTAACGATGACGAAACAACCACGCAAACAGCGCAACCGACGTGCCAACGCGCCGCTCCACGAGCGCCAGAAGCAGGTCCGCGCGACCCTCACGCCCGACCTCCGCGACGAGTACGGGCAGCGGTCCGTCCGCGTCAACGCCGGAGACACCGTCGAGGTACTCCGGGGCGACGGGGCCGGAACCGAGGCGGAGGTCCAGAAGGTGGACCTCCGGAGCGCGACCATCCACGTCGAGGGCGTCACGATTCAGAAGGCCGACGGCGAGGACGTCCAGAAGGGCATCGACGCCTCGAACGTCCGCGTCACCGGCCTCGACCTCGACGACGATCAGCGCGAGGCACGACTAGAGGGTGATGACGAATGAGTGACCACCAGAAACGACTGTCCGCACCGACGTCGTGGCCGGTCGCACGCAAGACGAAGAAGTACACCGTCAAGGCGGGCGCGGGCCCCCACGGTCAGGACGGGGTTCCGCTGCTCATCCTGCTTCGCGACGTGCTCGGCTACGTCGACTCGAAGAAGGAGGCACGCTACGCGCTCGAACAGGGCAGCGTCGTCGTCAACGGCCAGCAGGCCACCGACGAGCGACGCCCCATCGGGATGTTCGACATCCTGGGCTTCGTCGAGCGAGACGAGTACTACCGCGTGTTCCCCGACGAGGGCGGTCGGCTGGCGCTGACCCCCATCGACGCCGAGAGCGCCGACTCGAAGCTCGGCAAGGTCGTCGGCAAGACGACCGTCTCGGGCGGGCGCACGCAGTTGACGCTCCACGACGGGCAGACGCTGCTCGTCGAGGACGACGCCATCGGCGGCAGCGACTCCGTCGTCGTCGACAACGACGACAAGAGCGTCGTCGCGCACTTCCCCTACGAGGAGGGTGCGCTCGTCACGGCCGTCCGCGGTCAGCACGCGGGCGAGATCGGTACCGTCGGCGACATCGCCATCACGGCCGGCTCCGGCCCGAACAACGTCACCGTCGAACAGGACGGTGACGCGGGCTTCGAGACGGTCGAGGACTACGTCGTCGTCATCGACGAGAACTTCGTCGAGGGCGACGGCGAGAGCGCCGACGCGCCCGAGGACGCGACCGAAGAAGCGTCCTCGGACGTCGAGGCGGACACGAGTGACGACGACGAGGTGAGCGACGAATGAGCTCCGAGAGCGAGAGCGACGGACTCCACGAGATGCGCTCGCCGACCGTCGAGAAGGTCGTCGTCCACATGGGTATCGGCGAAGGTGGGCAGCCGCTCGCCAACGCCGAGGAGATCCTGCACGAGGTCACCGGTCAGGACCCGGTCCGGACCGTCGCCAAGCGCACGGTGCCGGAGTTCAACATCCGCGAGGGCGACCCCATCGGTGCGAAGGTGACCCTCCGGGGGGACCTGGCCTACGAGTTCCTCGACACGGCGCTGCCGCTGGTCGACATCAGCGGGAGCCAGTTCGACGAGACGGGGAACTTCAGCTTCGGTGTCGACGAACACACCGAGTTCCCGAGCCAGGAGTACGACCCGAGCATCGGCATCTACGGGCTGGACGTGACGGTCAACCTCGTCCGCCCCGGCTACCGCGTCCGCAAGCGCGACGTGGCCACCCAGCAGATTCCGTCGCGACACCGTCTGAACGTCGAGGACGCGGTGCGGTTCCTCCAGACGGAGTTCGACGTGGAGGTCAACTGAGATGAGCGAAAGCGAGACAGAAGAGACGGGCGACTCCGACTCCCCGCGAACCGGCCAGCTCGAAGCGTGTCAGCGCTGCGGCCGCAAGCAGGGACTCATCGGGAAGTACGACGTGTGGCTCTGCCGCCAGTGCTTCCGAGAGATCGCCCGCAACATGGGATTCAAGAAGTACAGCTAATGACGGGCAACGATCCACTGGCCAGCGCGCTGTCGGAGCTCAACAACGCCGAGAGCGTCGGCCATCTCAACCAGACGGTCCAGCCCGCCTCGAACATCATCGGCTCCATCCTCGAGGTCTTCTACGACCGAGGATACGTCGACGGCTTCCAGTTCGTCGACGACGGTAAGTCGGGCCGATTCGAGGTCGAACTGAAAGGTGCCATCAACGAGTGTGGCCCCGTGAAACCGCGCTACTCCGCCAAGGCGGACGGCTACGAGAAGTGGGAGAAACGGTTCCTCCCCGCGCGCGACTACGGGACGCTCATCGTCTCCACATCGGAGGGCATCATGAGCCACTACGAGGCCCGCGACTCGGGCATCGGTGGCCAGGTAATCGCCTACGTGTACTGATGAGAACGCATATCGAACTTCCGGACGACGTGGACGCGTCGCTCGACCACCTTGACCTCACCGTCGAGGGTTCCAACGGGTCGGTGACGCGCAAGCTGTGGTACCCGGACGTGACGGTCTCCGTCGAGGAGGTCACCGTCGAAGGCGACGAGGACGAGGACGACCGACAGGTCGACGCCGTCGTCGTCGAGAGCACCGAGGACGACCGCAAGACGGTCGCCACGGTCGGCACCTTCGAGAGCCACGTGCGGAACATGGTGTTCGGCGTGACCGACGGGTGGGAGTACCAGATGGAGGTCTTCTACTCTCACTTCCCGATGCAGGTGAAGGTCGAGGGCGACGACGTCGTCATCTCGAACTTCCTCGGGGAGAAGTCGCCGCGCCGCACCCCCATCCACGGTGACACACAGGTACTGGTCGACGGCGAGGAACTCGTCCTCAGCGGTCCCAACATCGAGGACGTGGGCCAGACCGCCGCCGACATCGAACAGCTCACGCGCGTGAACGACAAGGACACCCGCGTGTTCCAGGACGGCGTGTACATCACGCAGAAACCGAAGCGAGGTGAGGCCTGATGGCAGTTCCAGAGACTCTCGAAGACATCGACGGCGTCGGCCCGAGTAAGGCAGAAGCACTCCGAGAGGCGGGCTACGAGTCCGTCGAGGACGTTCAGGCCGCGACCGTCGAGGACCTGACCGAGGTCGAGGGCATCAGCGAGTCCCTCGCCGAGGACATCCTCGCGGACGTCGTCGCCGAAGAGTCCCCGGAGACGGGGACGGCACAGGACGACGACGCCGAGGCGGCGGCCGACGACGAGTCGACCGACGCCGACGAGGAACCGGAGGGTCCCGCGGACATCGAGGACATCTCCGGCGTCGGCCCGAGCAAGGCCGACGCGCTCCGCGACGCTGGCTTCGAGACGGTCGACGACGTGCGCGGGGCCAGCCAGTCCGAACTCGCGGACGTCGAGGGCATCGGGAACGCGCTCGCCGCTCGTATCAAGGCCGACGTCGGCGGACTCGAGGTTCGCGACGAGGAGGAGACCGAGGCCGAAGTCGAGGACGAGGGCGAACCCGAGGCGGCAGTCGACGAGGACGTGGAGACGGAGCTCCAGGCCCGTGGACACGCCGACAAGACGCCCGACCTCGACGACGAGGCACAGCGACTCCTGACCCAGCGGAAACGCGAGGGCAAACCCGCGTTCCGCCGCCAGGACTACCACAAGAAGAAGCGCACGCCCGAGTCGTGGCGACGCCCCCGCGGCCAGCTCTCGAAACAGCGCCGCGGCCAGAAGGGCAAGGGGCCGAAGGTCGCCTCCGGCTACCGGACGCCGAAGGAGGTCCGCGGACTCCACCCGAGCGGCTTCGAGGAGGTCCACGTCGAGAACGTGAACGACCTCGAGGGTGTCGACGGCGACACGCAGGCCGTGCGCATCGCCTCCACCGTCGGCGCTCGCAAGCGCGAGCGCATCGAGGAGGAGGCCGAGGACGCCGAGATTCGCGTCCTCAACCCGACCTACGTCGAAGTGGAGGTCGACCAATGAGTGACCTGAGTACCCAGAAACGACTGGCAGCCGACGAACTCGACGTCGGGAAGAACCGCATCTGGTTCGACCCCGACGCCGGTGGTGACATCGCGGACGCCATCACCCGCGAAGACATCCGCGAACTCATCGCGGACGGCTCCATCGACACGAAGCGAGAGGCGCGAAGCAACTCCCGCGGTCGTGCACGCGAACGCAACGAGAAGCGCTCGTACGGCCACCGCAAGGGCCCCGGCTCCCGGAAGGGACGCAAGGGCGCTCGTGACGGGAAGAAAGACCAGTGGATGCGACGCATCCGCGCACAGCGTC from Halomarina salina carries:
- a CDS encoding RNA methyltransferase; this translates as MTRTVLVPSSLVRESRDKREATRKLGYVARAATVFRIDRLLVYPDPDGEGRWDDGFVRTVLAYAATPPYLRKEAWGRRDELECVGVLPPLRAVAQTGSESDGSGSLRQGIVTEVGPDGRVRVNCGLQHPVSLLVPPQMAVEEGERVTIRVSSRRPLRARIVDESLPGLSVWGEELDTALSRADAGVSIAASRHGEELDVALLGEVAPRVRDGFTAVFGSPERGLPEILGVHPPRVDPRDEQWSPDGDHESRDGGTEPADGTRSHEPAARFDLWLNTVPHQGSEVVRTEEALFATLACLNLR
- a CDS encoding 30S ribosomal protein S14: MSESETEETGDSDSPRTGQLEACQRCGRKQGLIGKYDVWLCRQCFREIARNMGFKKYS
- a CDS encoding 50S ribosomal protein L6, which produces MMRTHIELPDDVDASLDHLDLTVEGSNGSVTRKLWYPDVTVSVEEVTVEGDEDEDDRQVDAVVVESTEDDRKTVATVGTFESHVRNMVFGVTDGWEYQMEVFYSHFPMQVKVEGDDVVISNFLGEKSPRRTPIHGDTQVLVDGEELVLSGPNIEDVGQTAADIEQLTRVNDKDTRVFQDGVYITQKPKRGEA
- the rpmC gene encoding 50S ribosomal protein L29, whose amino-acid sequence is MAILYTDEIRDMTPAERQSELEELETELLNANAVQAAGGAPENPGRISEMRRTIARIKTIQGEEGDDVGGGVE
- the rplX gene encoding 50S ribosomal protein L24; this encodes MTKQPRKQRNRRANAPLHERQKQVRATLTPDLRDEYGQRSVRVNAGDTVEVLRGDGAGTEAEVQKVDLRSATIHVEGVTIQKADGEDVQKGIDASNVRVTGLDLDDDQREARLEGDDE
- a CDS encoding ribonuclease P protein component 1, which produces MLTAETLPRHELVGLHVRVADSSDPTLVGTEGEVVSETTNTLVVSVARESGRRQGSRSVRVPKAVATFEFRLDGECSEDASEFVVVEGDRLVARPARRTERTGDSRWQ
- a CDS encoding 50S ribosomal protein L14 encodes the protein MQALNADVTQGLEKGSLVNCADNTGARELKVISVSGYHGTKNRHPKAGVGDKVTVSVTKGTPEMRRQVLEAVIVRQRKSIRRPDGVRVKFEDNAAVIVDENEDPRGTEIKGPIAQEVGERFGSIASTATMMY
- a CDS encoding 50S ribosomal protein L2, with protein sequence MGRRIQGQRRGRGTPTFRAPSHRYKANLDHRTVETDVVRGEVVGIEHDPARSAPVAAVEFEDGDQRLVLAPEGVAVGDDIQVGVSAEIAPGNTLPLREIPEGVPVCNVERQAGDGGKFARSSGVSATLLTHDRKAAVVQLPSGEIRRLSPDCRATIGVVAGGGRTEKPFVKAGNKHHKMRARGTKWPRVRGVAMNAVDHPFGGGGRQHPGRPKSVSRDAPPGRKVGDIASRRTGRGGKGGRDKK
- a CDS encoding 50S ribosomal protein L19e, whose product is MSDLSTQKRLAADELDVGKNRIWFDPDAGGDIADAITREDIRELIADGSIDTKREARSNSRGRARERNEKRSYGHRKGPGSRKGRKGARDGKKDQWMRRIRAQRRRLRELRDEEERLDRSEYREVYGMASGGEFDSVSDLERYVENNY
- a CDS encoding 30S ribosomal protein S19 gives rise to the protein MSSDYQIGRDKDEEFTYRGHTLEELREMDLEEFAELLPARKRRTIERGLTEEHQKLLAKADKRDAETSANNPLRTHLRDMPIVPEFVGKTFAVYSGQEFERVDVEPEMLGHYLGEFVLTRKSVTHGQAGIGATRSSKFVPLK
- a CDS encoding 50S ribosomal protein L3, with product MPQPSRPRKGSMGFGPRVRASSEVPRLKTWPEDDGQSGLQGFAGYKAGMSHVVMVNDEPNSPREGQEETVPVTVVETPPMRAVALRAYEDTPYGLRPLTEVWTGEFHEDLSRTLDLPESAGQEQLIRDALEAGDLGDVRLITHTVPNATSVPKKKPDVMETRVGGGSLDERVEYALDLIEDGGEHSFSDVFRAGEFADVAGITKGKGTQGPVKRWGVQKRKGKHARQGWRRRIGNLGPWNPSRVRSTVPQQGQTGYHQRTELNKRIVAIGDEDVTPDGGFVNYGEVEGDYVLVKGSLPGPNKRLVRFRPAVRPAEQPRLDPEVRYVSTESNQG
- a CDS encoding 50S ribosomal protein L23 → MSIIKHPNVTEKAMNEMDFHNKLQFIVDADATKPEIRDALEEQFDIGIDDVNTQITPKGNKKATVRLSEDDDAQEVASRIGVF
- the rpl4p gene encoding 50S ribosomal protein L4 → MTVVYDLEGEETGEIDLPEVFETPYRPDLIQRTVRAAQANRKQDYGADPYAGMRTPAESFGSGRGMAHVPRENGQGRRVPQTVGGRKAHPPKAEKDRSEKVNKKERQLATRSALAATVDAERVAERGHRFDGDSLPLVVSDEFEDLVKTKEVVALLESLGVYADVQRADEGKKVKSGRGTTRGRKFRRPSSILFVTTGEPSKAARNLAGVDVATAKEVNAEDLAPGGQAGRLTVFTESAIEEVANR
- a CDS encoding 50S ribosomal protein L32e, whose translation is MAVPETLEDIDGVGPSKAEALREAGYESVEDVQAATVEDLTEVEGISESLAEDILADVVAEESPETGTAQDDDAEAAADDESTDADEEPEGPADIEDISGVGPSKADALRDAGFETVDDVRGASQSELADVEGIGNALAARIKADVGGLEVRDEEETEAEVEDEGEPEAAVDEDVETELQARGHADKTPDLDDEAQRLLTQRKREGKPAFRRQDYHKKKRTPESWRRPRGQLSKQRRGQKGKGPKVASGYRTPKEVRGLHPSGFEEVHVENVNDLEGVDGDTQAVRIASTVGARKRERIEEEAEDAEIRVLNPTYVEVEVDQ
- a CDS encoding 30S ribosomal protein S17 codes for the protein MAIGLNVPEPEETCSDPNCPFHGELSVRGQTIEAEVASTAMDKTVVVEREYDVRVPKYDRYMKRRSRIPAHHPACLDLSSGDIVRIAETRPLSKTKSHVVVEIVEAAEESGGITAPATETTEDTDGDVTEGASGDRSPEGES
- a CDS encoding 30S ribosomal protein S4e, encoding MSDHQKRLSAPTSWPVARKTKKYTVKAGAGPHGQDGVPLLILLRDVLGYVDSKKEARYALEQGSVVVNGQQATDERRPIGMFDILGFVERDEYYRVFPDEGGRLALTPIDAESADSKLGKVVGKTTVSGGRTQLTLHDGQTLLVEDDAIGGSDSVVVDNDDKSVVAHFPYEEGALVTAVRGQHAGEIGTVGDIAITAGSGPNNVTVEQDGDAGFETVEDYVVVIDENFVEGDGESADAPEDATEEASSDVEADTSDDDEVSDE
- a CDS encoding 50S ribosomal protein L22, whose product is MGISYSVDADPETTAKAMLRERHMSHKHSKEIARTIKGETVADAVEYLEAVLAGERSVPFKSHNSGVGHRSDIEGWDAGRYPEKATEAFLDLLENGVSNADHQGFDGDSMRIMHVAAHKVGESPGRKPRAFGRATSWNTPQVDVELILEEVDD
- a CDS encoding 50S ribosomal protein L5 codes for the protein MSSESESDGLHEMRSPTVEKVVVHMGIGEGGQPLANAEEILHEVTGQDPVRTVAKRTVPEFNIREGDPIGAKVTLRGDLAYEFLDTALPLVDISGSQFDETGNFSFGVDEHTEFPSQEYDPSIGIYGLDVTVNLVRPGYRVRKRDVATQQIPSRHRLNVEDAVRFLQTEFDVEVN
- a CDS encoding 30S ribosomal protein S8, giving the protein MTGNDPLASALSELNNAESVGHLNQTVQPASNIIGSILEVFYDRGYVDGFQFVDDGKSGRFEVELKGAINECGPVKPRYSAKADGYEKWEKRFLPARDYGTLIVSTSEGIMSHYEARDSGIGGQVIAYVY